The following are encoded together in the candidate division Zixibacteria bacterium HGW-Zixibacteria-1 genome:
- a CDS encoding cupin, with translation MPVRKYKEIDRAKIVMDGVIGTTKMVPIGKNEGWEDHTMRVFKIAPGGHTPKHAHDWEHVNYIMSGKGRLTIDGKVHEVEAKDFAFVPPNALHQFENPYGTDFEFICIVPNRGEY, from the coding sequence ATGCCGGTTAGAAAATACAAAGAGATCGATCGGGCCAAAATTGTGATGGATGGTGTGATCGGAACCACCAAAATGGTGCCGATCGGCAAGAATGAAGGGTGGGAAGACCACACCATGCGCGTTTTCAAAATTGCTCCGGGCGGCCATACACCGAAGCACGCCCATGACTGGGAGCATGTCAATTATATCATGTCGGGCAAGGGGAGACTGACCATTGACGGCAAAGTGCATGAAGTGGAGGCAAAAGACTTCGCCTTTGTCCCGCCCAATGCGCTTCACCAGTTCGAGAATCCGTACGGCACGGATTTCGAGTTTATTTGTATTGTGCCCAACCGTGGGGAATATTAA